A single window of Carassius gibelio isolate Cgi1373 ecotype wild population from Czech Republic chromosome A19, carGib1.2-hapl.c, whole genome shotgun sequence DNA harbors:
- the LOC127935396 gene encoding syndecan-2-like codes for MRNVWMILTLGLTAFLSGERIAVSAARSTSLTDDLYLEEAGSGGYPEDDDDFTSGSGSGAGEIIEESVTVKSLFIVPKAEPTQDSTKDFTPKVETFTSRDVPKDTTIQVRTETPVPATEESRRNPVTSTTSLPRSPLEVQSENLFQRTEVLAAVIAGGVIGFLFAIFLILLLVYRMRKKDEGSYDLGERKPSGAAYHKAPTKEFYA; via the exons ATAGCAGTCTCTGCGGCCAGATCCACCTCATTGACCGATGACTTATACCTGGAGGAGGCGGGGTCAGGAGGTTACCCTGAAGATGACGATGACTTCACTTCTGGATCAGGATCGG GAGCTGGAGAAATTATTGAGGAATCGGTCACAGTAAAATCATTGTTCATTGTGCCTAAAGCAGAGCCCACACAGGACTCCACCAAAGACTTCACACCGAAAGTGGAGACATTTACATCACGCGATGTCCCCAAAGACACAACGATACAAGTTAGGACAGAG ACTCCAGTTCCTGCCACAGAAGAATCGCGTAGAAACCCAGTCACAAGCACCACTAGCCTCCCTCGATCACCCCTGGAGGTCCAGTCGGAAAATCTCTTCCAGAGGACAGAGGTTTTGGCAg CTGTCATTGCGGGTGGAGTTATCGGCTTCCTCTTTGccatcttcctcatcctccttTTGGTGTACCGCATGAGAAAGAAGGACGAAGGCAGCTATGACCTCGGGGAGAGGAAGCCGTCTGGAGCAGCCTATCACAAAGCTCCCACCAAGGAGTTTTACGCATAG